The sequence ctctTGGTGTTTTTGGATTGTTAGGTTTAGGAATGGGTTTTAGTCGGAGTATGTCATGGATTATTTTTCCATTAATGCTTGCTTTGAATTGATTGTGGGtttcatcttgttcttctcaCGTTTTATAGAACACTGCTCGTTTTGTAGAATTATGAGAGAAAATGTGggtttttaattgtttctctTGAGGTTTTTAGATTGTTGGGTTTATGAAGATATGAGTGGTTTTGGTTGGGGCGTGTTTTGGAttgtttttcaaattgattCTCATTTAAATCATTTCTTGGTTTgatctttttcttctgtttttttatCCTGTGAATTTTCTAGGAGTATGagaaaaatgtcattttttttagtgtttctCTTggggtttttatatttttgggattATGAAGGTATGATGGGGTTCTGGTTTGAGTGTGTCATAGGTTGTTTTTGGAATTAATGCCCATATTAAATCAATTCTTGGTTTCACTCACACCTTGTTTTTCCGTCTTTGACCCAAAAGGATCCTGTGACTTTTGTGGAATCATGGGAGAAAATATGGTTCTTTTAAGTGTTTCTCATGTGTCTTTAGGTTGTTCAGTTTATGGAAATTCTATGGGTTCCAGTTTTGGAGTGCCATCAACTATTTATTGAACTAACACTTGTTTTAAACCTAATTTTGGTTCTCTCTTGTTCTTCCTATgcgtgtttttttatttaaagcaAAAAGGGTCCTGTGGATGGCTAAGAATTTTGAAAGAAATGTGCTTCTTAAAGGGTTTGTAGGTTAGATTCTTCATTTATGAAGATGTGATGTGTTTTGGTTGGAGCGTGCCATGGTAGGGTTTATTCTCCTGATAGGGTTTATTCTCCTGCGTCTGCTTGCAACATGGGCTTGTTCTTGATAGCTTTAGTTATGCTTTGTTGTCTTATTCGGGCCATGATGCCCTATTAGTAAGATGGAGTGAATTACTTTGGGGGTTAGAACAAACCAAATGTCTTTCTTTTACTTGTGATTCTTTTTATCCGAGATGGACACGTGGAATAGAACTTAAAACATTCCTTATTTGTGGTTTTCAGAACCAAAGCAGGGCTTGTTGCAGGGAGACTGCTTCTTTTCTTGCCTTAATTATCCTTGCAACTGCTTGgtcattattattgttgatgGCTCCTAGAGCAAAATCTAAAAAGGTACTCCCTCTCAAGGCTGCAGTTGCTTctattgctacattgttttcaATGAATTTGCATCCAGGTGGTATCAAATAAGATGGGTGCAGCCTTGAAGGTCTTGACCCAATATGGCTTCAAAAAGGATCACATTGTCAGCACCATCAAGGAGCTTATTGAGGTTTTGCTCTCAATTCCCATAATTACGTTTTGATTTGTGCTGTGGCCAttcatttctttcttaattgagaaggatttttttttctttttcttattcttcttctgcAGGAATACGGTGGAGAGGATGGATGGGTTTTTATTGAGGATAACGGTTACCAGGTTGTGGTCGACTCAATCTTGGACAAACAGAGTTGTGAGCAACAGAAGGTAacttaatttgttgttttttccaGTTGGTCAATCTCTCTGTCATTGCTGCTTGGGCATTAGAAATTTATTGCAGTCATTGCTCTTCTCAATATCTTGCTTCATTGTGGACTATTGTCAACTTCTGACTTCCTACATTTGCACTGTGCATTGTAATTCAGTTCCTTGAACATGCGTCTTCTATGGTGAAATTTATCTCTCTGATTTCCTTAGTCTCTGTATTTATCTAACTTAACATTAACATAGCTACAAATGTTTGTTGCTCTGTTTCTACAGCATTGTTTTTGGCCAGTTCATTCTTTTAACATATAAGTTAACAATTTTAGCCAAGATAAGCAGGCAAAATAATTTACCATGTTTTGGAAGCATCTTATGTgtagcttaataaaaaaaagtttagctTTCTAggtctttattttaaaaaggcCTATATTGAATCCACACTGAATAATCCTGTTCTTAAACAGTAATCTTTGTTCCATATATCTATTTTAAGCGGCACTTTTCTTTGTGTTGGAAAATCCTTACCTAGACCTGTACATTGCACCACAGCCATTCCATTTGCGCCATGTGTTTGTGAATATCAACTTATCAGGATGAATCGTTCATATGTATCTTATTGTGATGTGTGTTGTGTATCCCTATGTTATAACAGAAGAAGAGTATCACAGATTTGTAAAAATCCTATTTCTGATATCATTCTGCAACAAATGTAGTAACCATATGGAACTAGTTTGGCAAGTAAGAATTTAGAGATGCAGAACTCACCATAGTATGCATCTTTTCTGTTCACATTTGAGTAAAAAGTTTCATCACACGTTGCATCTTTTCATTGCCATCATCTAATAGCatgtattttttcttaatttttttaatgcaattgatgctaaaattaatcataaacaGGGTGGAAAAGAAGTGGGCGAGTCAAGCTCGAATCCTCATGTGGAACAGCTTGCACATAGCTCTGGTAATGACTCGTTCTAAACACTCCCTCaatactttatatataatctTTGACCATCAGGATTTGTCCAGAAAGGGAACACTGCCATGCTCAGGATCCTTTACCTGTAGTGGAGATGCAAGATtcgaagaaaagaagaagggagCCATGCTATGGTTGGATcagtgaggaagaagaagattaagACTGCTTGAAAATTCTTATCCCAATTTGGAGATGAGACATGGGGCCTTCTCGCTTTTGAATCTTAACTTATGATACAATTTCATAACATTAATCTCAGTTTCTTtacaaaactattttgatcaTTTCGTGAGCAAATACTAACTGCTAAGAGAATTTGTAGACCTACCAAGAAGCCGAAGGAACAAGTATTCCGGGAAGCAAGACTGGCTACATTTTGTACTTTGGTGGTTTGCAGATCATCTGAGTCCATCTTTTTCATCTTTAGGAAATTTTGGGTGGAGTTTAtgttgtcatatatatataattcatcgTTTTTTCCTTCCTGTTTTTTTAGTTAAATGACCGAAGACAATGGCAAGcttttgtatagaaattcagGCAGTGGAATGTATTAAATGAAGTGATCTTTATAGGGTTTGAAAATTTGAGAGATGCATGGTTTGtttcattgatattttaatgGCAACAATTGACAGTAATTTACTGGAGAAATTATTTTACTATTACATTTTGTGCCAGGTGAAACTTTTTAATTTGATCTATACACTTTGATGCCAAGCCAAATTATGGGTTTTAGATCGGATGTGAGACGGTCTGAACACATGAACTGACTGGTTTATTTAGTAGGCTGGTGTCTCTATATCAGACCGGTCAGTTGATAATAAAAGTTACAGTATGGTGGTcttgcttttatatatatatatatatatatatatatgagcatgTGTCTTGTGAGGACATTTTGGGAGCTGTTGAATAGCAATCCATTTTGGGAGCTGTTGAATAGCAATCCAATTGTTCCATCCTATGTGCATGATCCCCACacacaaaatatataatagttgTCTTCTTTGGGCCTATCTAACACTCTTATTATCTCTCTCATTTTTTGTGTTCTCTCTTAGTATTTTTTATGGGATAGTCTAACCtagacatggccacggttcCTGAACC is a genomic window of Dioscorea cayenensis subsp. rotundata cultivar TDr96_F1 unplaced genomic scaffold, TDr96_F1_v2_PseudoChromosome.rev07_lg8_w22 25.fasta BLBR01000218.1, whole genome shotgun sequence containing:
- the LOC120253816 gene encoding uncharacterized protein LOC120253816 produces the protein MAPRAKSKKVVSNKMGAALKVLTQYGFKKDHIVSTIKELIEEYGGEDGWVFIEDNGYQVVVDSILDKQSCEQQKGGKEVGESSSNPHVEQLAHSSEREHCHAQDPLPVVEMQDSKKRRREPCYGWISEEEED